GGCGGCGTGCCTGGCGTACGTGGCGATGACCAGCCTCAACCGCGTGACGATTTGGCCTTTCTCCGCCACCCTGGGCACTGAAATGAAAACCGCCCGCAACAGCGACCAGATCCTGCCTCTGCTGGAGTACCTGGCGGGCCTGGAATGCGGCGGCCACACGCACCTGCTGCGGTGCGTTCAGGAATACTGCCGGCGCGTTTCGCACCCGGCGGGGGTCTACATCATCAGCGACTTGCTCGACAGCCCGGCGGAGCTGTCCGACGCCCTGGCCTGCCTGCAGCAGCGCCCCGGCGAGAGCACGATCGTACACGTGCAGTCGCCAGAAGTCTCGCAACCCTCCTGGCGCGGTCCGCTGCTCTTGCGCGACGCGGAGAGCGCCCGGCCGATGACGGTGGATGTGAGCGATGAACTTGCGGCGGCTTACCGTCAGCGATGGCAGGCGTTCCAGGGCGGCTGCCAGCGCGTCGCCGCCGCCCGCGGCGCCACGTACATCGCCGCGCCGGTCGACGAGCCTTTCGAGCAGCTTATCCTTCTGACCCTCCGCAAGAGCGGGGTGTTGAACAGCAAATAGCAGACGGGCAAGAGTCGAGAAGAACGTTCAGACACATCTATTAGCGGCGGGGCTTGCCCCGCGCGTATCCGCGGGATCGACACCCGCGCCACCAGGCGTCGTTGCCCCCGCGGTTCTCAAAACGTTAGAATACCTGTTCTATGAAGAAGTGTCTCCCATGGTTGCTCATCGCAGTCTTGCCGATGGCGATGCTGTACCCGCTCTGGACGGATCCCGTCAGCGCGGGCGAAGACGACGTGATGTTCTTCTACCCCGCGCGCGTCATGGTCGGCCAGGCGCTGCGGGCGGGGCAGTGGCCGCTGACGGATCCGCTCGAAGGCACCGGCGCTCCGCTGATGGCTGATCCGCAGTCTGCCGTGCTGCATCCGGCGACGTGGTTGTTCGCGGTGCTCGAGGCGCCGCTGGCGTACAGCCTGTCGATCTTCATCGCCTTCGCGCTGGCCGGGGCGGGGGCGTATCTGTATCTGCGGACGCTCGCTCTGGCCCCGACGGCGAGCCTGTTCGGGGCCGTCGCGTTCATGTTCTGCGGGTTCATGGTCGGCCACCGCGTACACCTGTCGATGATCATGACCGCGGCCATGCTCGGCTGGATGCTCTGGTGCATCGAGCAGGCCGGTCCCAGGCCGCTGCGGGCGGCGCTGGTGGGGGCGCCGGTGATCTTCCTGGCGATCGCGGCGGGGCACTGGCCCACGCTCGTCCAGATGATGCTCGTCTGCGGGGCATATTTCCTGCTCCGTGCCAGGCCGTTTATCCGCGCGGCGACGGCGCTGCTTGCCGCCGGCGTAATGGCGATTCTGGCGGCCGCGCCGCAGATTGCGCAGACCCTGGCCGTGGCGCGCCAGAGTACGCGAACGGGCATTGGGTACCTGACCTTCGGCGAGAACAGCTTTTTCCCTCTTTCGGCTGTGATGGAATTCTTTCCGCTGATCTTCGGCACGCGCACGCCCAACGGCCTGTACAGTCAGCCGTGGTGGGGGC
The nucleotide sequence above comes from Planctomycetaceae bacterium. Encoded proteins:
- a CDS encoding DUF58 domain-containing protein, whose product is MPSNRTNLIFDESFLARLGRLRMLVKTLARGGSGGQQRSRQLGDGLEFADHRAYARGDDMRFIDWPYYARMEKLLLRLFHQHHETDVAILLDTSGSMAPSGREETFFYSLRVAACLAYVAMTSLNRVTIWPFSATLGTEMKTARNSDQILPLLEYLAGLECGGHTHLLRCVQEYCRRVSHPAGVYIISDLLDSPAELSDALACLQQRPGESTIVHVQSPEVSQPSWRGPLLLRDAESARPMTVDVSDELAAAYRQRWQAFQGGCQRVAAARGATYIAAPVDEPFEQLILLTLRKSGVLNSK